A part of Rhodohalobacter barkolensis genomic DNA contains:
- a CDS encoding phosphatidate cytidylyltransferase → MSELAKRVLVGVPAAALFIWLLWLGGAAFQITILAILLLTVWEVHRMIQHTGYGDYFPISLIFVLLLWNPPFIPLWLNLSIFSAVTLITVAAVLSRKSDSSVRWLTTLFTGVYPTVGFIMLLNIREMGTTIEGFWLTMTLMLMIWGNDIFAYFGGKTFGKNKLAPKISPKKTWEGFGFGFLGAAAGFLIAYYSSASYPLALTALVPAVVIVSILGPLGDITASRIKRIAGVKDSSSILPGHGGFFDRFDSTILTAPFIFFYFYALL, encoded by the coding sequence TTGAGTGAATTAGCAAAACGAGTTTTAGTTGGTGTACCGGCTGCGGCCCTTTTTATTTGGTTGCTTTGGTTGGGTGGAGCTGCATTTCAGATTACAATCTTAGCGATTTTGTTACTCACCGTTTGGGAAGTACACAGAATGATACAGCACACCGGTTATGGCGATTACTTTCCGATTTCTCTCATCTTTGTATTACTGCTTTGGAACCCTCCTTTTATACCACTATGGTTGAATTTATCCATTTTTTCGGCGGTAACTCTGATAACTGTGGCAGCGGTATTAAGCAGAAAATCTGATAGTTCGGTACGATGGCTTACTACATTGTTTACCGGGGTTTATCCCACAGTTGGGTTTATAATGTTGCTCAACATTCGTGAAATGGGTACAACCATCGAAGGTTTTTGGTTGACCATGACTCTCATGCTCATGATCTGGGGCAATGATATCTTTGCATATTTTGGAGGAAAAACATTCGGAAAAAATAAGTTGGCACCCAAAATCAGCCCAAAGAAAACATGGGAGGGATTTGGGTTTGGATTTTTAGGTGCAGCAGCAGGCTTTTTGATTGCCTACTATTCCTCTGCATCCTATCCATTGGCACTTACGGCACTCGTTCCGGCTGTTGTTATCGTTAGCATTTTAGGTCCATTGGGTGATATTACTGCGAGTCGAATAAAGAGAATTGCGGGTGTAAAGGATTCGTCCTCGATCTTACCGGGTCACGGTGGTTTTTTTGATCGTTTTGATTCTACGATTCTAACCGCACCGTTTATTTTTTTCTATTTTTATGCACTTCTGTAA
- a CDS encoding putative signal transducing protein → MMLKDPTPNKFENWVCILEKGTEYEVQMAKNYLNSLEIPSNILSKRDRSYSMNIGEMSMVYLYVPKEFEDEARDALEELDEPEAEENSEEESDT, encoded by the coding sequence ATGATGTTAAAAGATCCAACACCAAATAAATTTGAGAACTGGGTTTGTATCCTTGAGAAAGGAACAGAGTACGAAGTTCAGATGGCAAAAAACTATTTGAACTCTTTGGAAATTCCATCCAATATTCTATCCAAGCGGGATCGGTCCTACAGTATGAATATTGGTGAAATGTCTATGGTTTATCTATATGTTCCCAAAGAGTTTGAAGATGAGGCAAGGGATGCCCTTGAAGAGCTTGATGAGCCCGAAGCTGAAGAAAATTCTGAGGAGGAGTCCGACACTTGA